A stretch of Streptococcus sp. oral taxon 061 DNA encodes these proteins:
- a CDS encoding DNA/RNA non-specific endonuclease, translating into MKKIVLTSVVFLSLLTSVGCSKHKEDAKITEPVTTEQTTQDNTKLYKEAGLLTFRNEKQLELGELDSKSRATYAHIQLKDSDEPKEKREAKLTFDPVGWHNYKFYYGDGTKEAWLMNRGHLVGYQFSGLNDEGRNLVPMTAWLNTGAFTGTDDKNQSSMLYYENGLDSWLANHPNYYLDYKVTAVYKDNELIPRQIILQYVGIDQDGKLLEIKLGSSKEKIDKYSVTHVALDNVSENAEINYADGTAKNTVKSAEERAAELKAAEEKAKKEAEEKEAQEKAKKEAEEKAKEEQKQQETQAPAPAEEESQNSNTGGYFRDRKGRWHRPNGKYASKKEIREAGLQW; encoded by the coding sequence ATGAAAAAAATAGTTTTGACTTCTGTTGTTTTTCTCTCGTTGCTGACATCAGTTGGTTGCTCGAAACATAAGGAAGATGCAAAAATAACTGAACCTGTAACGACTGAACAGACCACGCAGGATAATACAAAATTGTACAAGGAAGCTGGTTTACTTACTTTTAGAAACGAAAAGCAGCTGGAACTTGGGGAACTCGATTCCAAATCTCGTGCAACCTATGCTCATATTCAATTGAAAGATAGTGATGAACCTAAAGAAAAGAGAGAAGCTAAATTAACCTTTGATCCAGTTGGATGGCATAACTATAAATTTTACTATGGTGATGGTACAAAAGAAGCTTGGCTGATGAATCGAGGTCATTTAGTTGGTTATCAATTTAGTGGACTTAATGATGAAGGTCGCAATTTAGTCCCTATGACAGCCTGGTTAAATACAGGTGCTTTTACTGGAACGGATGACAAAAATCAAAGTAGCATGCTCTATTATGAAAATGGACTTGATTCATGGCTTGCAAATCATCCAAACTATTACCTTGACTATAAGGTAACAGCTGTCTATAAGGATAATGAATTGATTCCGAGACAAATTATCTTACAGTACGTAGGAATTGATCAGGATGGTAAGTTACTTGAGATTAAATTAGGTAGCAGTAAGGAAAAAATTGATAAGTATTCCGTAACCCATGTTGCCTTAGATAATGTTTCAGAAAATGCTGAAATAAATTATGCGGATGGTACTGCAAAAAATACAGTTAAGTCAGCTGAAGAACGTGCAGCTGAACTTAAAGCAGCCGAGGAAAAAGCCAAGAAAGAAGCTGAAGAAAAAGAAGCACAAGAAAAAGCTAAAAAAGAAGCAGAAGAGAAGGCTAAAGAAGAACAGAAACAGCAGGAAACTCAAGCACCGGCACCAGCAGAAGAAGAATCACAAAATAGTAATACAGGTGGTTACTTTAGAGATAGAAAAGGAAGATGGCACCGACCAAATGGGAAATATGCCTCTAAAAAGGAAATCAGAGAAGCTGGTTTGCAGTGGTAA
- a CDS encoding DUF2829 domain-containing protein, with protein MTFEEILPGLKAKKKYVRTGWGGAENYVQLFDTIEQNGVALEVTPYFLINVSGEGEGFSMWSPTPCDVLATDWVEVHD; from the coding sequence ATGACATTTGAAGAAATTTTACCAGGCTTAAAGGCAAAAAAGAAATATGTGCGTACTGGTTGGGGTGGAGCTGAGAACTATGTCCAGCTTTTTGATACCATCGAACAAAATGGAGTTGCTCTTGAAGTGACACCTTATTTCCTCATCAACGTTTCTGGTGAAGGGGAAGGTTTCTCTATGTGGAGTCCAACTCCTTGTGATGTCTTAGCGACAGACTGGGTGGAAGTTCATGACTAA
- a CDS encoding 3-oxoacyl-ACP reductase, producing MTKRVLVTGVSSGIGLAQARLFLENGYQVYGVDQVEKPDLQGNFHFLQRDLTLDLEPIFDWCPQVDILCNTAGILDDYKPLLEQTAQEIQEIFEINYVTPVELTRHYLTQMVENKKGIIINMCSIASSLAGGGGHAYTSSKHALGGFTKQLALDYAEAGIQVFGIAPGAVKTGMTAADFEPGGLADWVASETPIKRWIEPSEIAEVSLFLASGKAIAMQGQILTIDGGWSLK from the coding sequence ATGACTAAACGCGTCTTAGTTACAGGTGTTAGCTCAGGGATTGGCCTGGCGCAAGCACGTCTCTTTTTAGAAAATGGTTATCAAGTTTACGGTGTGGATCAGGTTGAAAAACCTGACTTGCAAGGTAACTTTCACTTTTTACAACGTGATTTAACACTAGATTTAGAGCCTATTTTTGACTGGTGTCCTCAAGTTGATATTCTGTGTAATACTGCCGGAATTTTGGATGACTACAAACCCTTACTAGAACAAACAGCCCAAGAAATCCAAGAGATTTTTGAAATCAACTATGTAACACCTGTGGAGTTAACCCGCCATTATTTAACGCAAATGGTGGAGAATAAAAAAGGAATCATTATCAATATGTGCTCCATTGCTTCAAGTCTAGCAGGCGGTGGTGGGCATGCCTATACCTCGTCTAAACACGCCTTAGGTGGCTTTACCAAACAATTAGCTCTGGACTATGCTGAAGCTGGGATTCAGGTCTTTGGCATTGCTCCTGGTGCAGTTAAGACTGGTATGACAGCAGCTGACTTTGAGCCAGGTGGTCTGGCAGACTGGGTAGCCAGTGAAACACCTATCAAACGCTGGATTGAGCCAAGTGAAATAGCTGAAGTTAGCCTCTTCCTAGCAAGTGGGAAAGCAATCGCCATGCAAGGACAGATTCTGACTATTGATGGTGGTTGGTCTTTGAAGTAA
- a CDS encoding SMI1/KNR4 family protein produces the protein MFRVLDSDSPISKEDLLQFEEIIGKKLPKTMLDFYLKHNGGQPQVSGVHDEHHLFPFNSFNSLEEMCQSLTWYDDEAVPAGFRATDLLHFAYDPGSGNYALSLRSEDYGKVYFYVLEEKAEIYGQWASFEEFLNSFVEE, from the coding sequence ATGTTTAGAGTGCTAGATTCAGATTCACCGATTTCAAAAGAAGACCTTTTGCAATTTGAGGAGATTATTGGGAAGAAATTGCCAAAAACTATGTTGGACTTTTATCTCAAGCACAATGGTGGTCAGCCCCAAGTAAGTGGTGTCCACGATGAACATCACCTCTTTCCCTTCAATTCCTTTAATTCACTTGAGGAAATGTGCCAATCTCTTACATGGTATGACGATGAGGCTGTGCCTGCAGGATTTAGGGCTACAGACCTTCTCCATTTCGCCTATGATCCTGGTTCTGGCAACTATGCACTTTCTCTAAGGTCAGAGGATTATGGCAAGGTGTATTTCTATGTTTTAGAAGAAAAAGCTGAGATCTATGGTCAATGGGCTTCTTTTGAGGAATTTTTGAACTCTTTTGTTGAAGAGTGA
- a CDS encoding Imm51 family immunity protein produces MIDYENINEKIAPFSLLVYDEDPKNVRGSLIYYPDGEYRQEVFDTREEEGFEGNGYDWASLALVFLEEKMPELSDAIDFDPEGSMFCAYSSKVDALARFALGLKEFCDDIDTMKDLFSRAELD; encoded by the coding sequence ATGATAGATTACGAAAACATAAATGAAAAAATTGCCCCTTTTAGCTTGCTTGTATATGATGAGGATCCTAAAAATGTTCGAGGGTCGCTCATTTATTACCCTGATGGAGAATACAGACAGGAAGTGTTTGACACTCGAGAAGAGGAGGGATTTGAAGGAAATGGCTACGATTGGGCATCCCTAGCTTTGGTATTTTTGGAGGAAAAAATGCCTGAATTAAGCGATGCTATAGACTTTGATCCTGAAGGAAGTATGTTTTGCGCCTATTCTTCCAAGGTGGACGCCTTGGCTAGATTTGCTCTTGGATTGAAAGAGTTTTGTGATGATATCGACACTATGAAAGACTTGTTTAGTCGAGCGGAGCTGGATTAA
- a CDS encoding pentapeptide repeat-containing protein codes for MVGKDGIIIKDGQIILNSGEKLSIENLIEEASRIRFISNQHFKDTSIGILESSRVIFENCIFENVVFENCDLRDIGFKNHTVIRNCTFKSCNLKGTLFYDSHIISSTFLSCQMKRPLLENVSEMRDCLFKKCRMNDIFFPLPEFQQNKIVGKLSECTFGSKTKKVEKLYADLSEAHLSFVEFTRCDLTETICPSDPDILYIKNLSERSKKAQEKIATIQDDRKRRALSIYTESWMNEKYVDYLMSCKDYKWAWDDYFEDVSRCLGLEWK; via the coding sequence ATGGTTGGGAAAGATGGGATTATCATAAAGGATGGCCAGATCATCCTAAACAGCGGTGAGAAGCTATCGATTGAAAATCTGATAGAGGAAGCAAGCAGGATTCGTTTTATTAGTAATCAGCACTTTAAGGATACAAGCATCGGAATATTAGAGAGTTCACGAGTCATATTTGAAAACTGTATCTTTGAGAATGTCGTTTTTGAAAACTGCGATTTAAGGGACATCGGCTTTAAAAATCATACAGTTATTCGAAACTGTACTTTCAAAAGCTGCAATTTAAAGGGAACATTATTTTATGACAGTCACATAATATCGTCTACCTTCCTTTCTTGTCAGATGAAGCGTCCTCTTTTAGAGAATGTCAGCGAGATGAGAGATTGTCTCTTTAAAAAGTGTAGGATGAACGATATTTTCTTTCCTCTACCAGAATTTCAGCAGAATAAAATTGTTGGAAAACTGTCTGAATGTACCTTTGGGTCGAAAACAAAGAAAGTAGAAAAGTTATATGCAGATCTATCAGAGGCTCATCTCAGTTTTGTCGAGTTTACAAGGTGTGATTTGACAGAGACCATTTGTCCCTCGGATCCAGATATTCTCTATATAAAAAACCTGAGTGAACGGTCAAAGAAGGCTCAGGAAAAAATAGCAACAATCCAAGATGATAGAAAAAGGCGAGCTCTTTCTATCTATACAGAGAGTTGGATGAATGAAAAGTATGTGGATTATTTGATGAGTTGCAAAGATTACAAATGGGCCTGGGATGATTATTTTGAGGATGTGTCTAGGTGTTTGGGACTTGAATGGAAGTAA